Proteins encoded within one genomic window of Polaribacter sp. NJDZ03:
- a CDS encoding transposase, giving the protein MDTSIELVKLLLPEILVNYFKFTKHEVKNEKLHSYFTELNTIPEEFKTLKLSSKGFFPEATIQDFPIRGKNVFLHVIRRRWIDDNSKKLVIRDWQLVAKGTRITSEFAAFLKQISL; this is encoded by the coding sequence TTGGATACTTCAATTGAGCTTGTTAAATTATTACTACCAGAAATACTTGTTAACTATTTTAAATTTACCAAACACGAAGTTAAAAATGAAAAACTCCATTCCTATTTCACTGAGTTAAACACAATTCCAGAAGAATTTAAAACACTTAAATTAAGCTCTAAAGGATTTTTTCCAGAAGCCACTATTCAAGATTTTCCTATTCGAGGTAAAAACGTTTTTCTACATGTTATTAGAAGGCGTTGGATTGATGATAATTCTAAAAAATTAGTGATAAGAGATTGGCAGTTAGTAGCAAAAGGCACTAGAATTACTAGTGAATTTGCTGCTTTTTTAAAACAAATCAGTCTGTAA